The nucleotide sequence CAGAGTTTTTAACATTCATTTTTGCCAGCGCTGCCTGGCTTGCTGGTCTGTTTCGCGGGCATCAACCCAGGTTGTTTCACCTTCCCTGACCTCTTTTTTCCAGAAAGGCGCCTCGGTTTTCAGATAATCCATAATGAATTCGCAGGCTTGAAAAGCGGCTCCCCGGTGCGCGCTGGATACCCCGACAAACACAATCTGGTCGCCAGCGGTTAACTCACCGATCCGATGGATGACAGTCGCAG is from Photobacterium sp. TLY01 and encodes:
- the moaE gene encoding molybdopterin synthase catalytic subunit MoaE, producing the protein MTDKIRVQAENFSVAEEYEALAGGNQAGAVVTFVGKVRDMNLGESVSSLTLEHYPGMTEKSLLSIVEQAKSRWPVLAATVIHRIGELTAGDQIVFVGVSSAHRGAAFQACEFIMDYLKTEAPFWKKEVREGETTWVDARETDQQARQRWQK